The following coding sequences are from one Paenibacillus sp. FSL R5-0912 window:
- a CDS encoding WYL domain-containing protein — MNPFEKIFNFQIISRLDEAGSLALTSQERSWLKTMLIHPASEAAFTPETLMKLDSILEAEASIEVREIIMEKARSKERQVYHPLLRTLRRMIMQNQGILITYQIKHGGERADQAGFPHKLEYNMYKREWYLQWYSTRQRSLMSTKLRNIVSVEVFPIPAKRMDDLKARIARLLEGLKESACIQVIPTYNAELSRILSAFSCFDKSVSFDEANGIYQIHVNYMRDDSEFLLSRIRFLGLRVKIVEGGQLKRRMLMSAEMAVERYGEAGKQEFTQQRELD; from the coding sequence ATGAATCCATTTGAGAAAATATTCAATTTCCAGATCATCTCACGCCTCGATGAAGCGGGGTCACTTGCGTTGACCTCGCAGGAACGTTCATGGCTGAAAACGATGTTAATACACCCGGCTTCAGAGGCGGCTTTTACACCGGAAACTTTAATGAAACTGGATTCTATACTGGAGGCTGAAGCATCCATAGAAGTGCGGGAGATTATTATGGAGAAAGCCCGCAGTAAAGAGCGCCAGGTCTATCATCCGCTGCTCCGCACACTCCGCCGCATGATTATGCAGAATCAAGGCATTCTGATTACTTATCAGATTAAGCATGGCGGCGAACGAGCGGATCAGGCCGGCTTCCCTCACAAGCTGGAGTACAACATGTACAAGCGGGAGTGGTATCTGCAATGGTACAGCACCCGGCAGCGTTCGCTCATGTCTACCAAACTAAGAAATATTGTTTCGGTCGAAGTATTCCCCATTCCTGCCAAACGGATGGATGACCTGAAGGCACGGATAGCGCGCTTATTAGAAGGTCTCAAGGAATCGGCCTGCATCCAAGTCATTCCTACCTATAATGCGGAGCTGTCACGGATACTATCCGCCTTCTCCTGCTTCGATAAATCCGTGTCCTTCGATGAGGCTAACGGCATCTACCAGATTCATGTCAACTACATGAGAGACGACAGCGAGTTCCTGTTATCCCGAATCCGCTTCCTGGGCCTGCGGGTTAAAATCGTGGAGGGCGGGCAGCTTAAGCGGCGTATGCTGATGTCGGCGGAGATGGCGGTTGAGCGGTATGGGGAGGCGGGGAAACAGGAATTCACGCAGCAGCGAGAGCTTGATTAA
- a CDS encoding helix-turn-helix transcriptional regulator, protein MAKESFDKEIQFLRMLSLAGGAYSRQQFADRLGISVHTYDKTLRNLKEMVTVLQQDLPAEQGTELSEWLRYNYYESADPLLLFLFRAKSLKETESIRLTLLLTALQTQERTAKDLQDLCSEQMPADSPLPDEKTIRGDLKYLEEVGVILRVNERRPYRYKAANDLIDQLTDDQLLDLYDYVDVIANTQIPSVQGYLLRDTLKKVLRKRGFNPEATETHRYKYNYHSRILDEAHLYTIFGAIQQRRRIRFLYLSPKKGMNYTSQNTNPLFERESAGITDSILPLRVVYDHQYGRWYLIGHHARMEIKKFRMEGLTQIEEGEPVEEEEYAEKLKALEAQLKNSWVTDTNRTVKVAVRFYNPSGSGANFIRERVEAQGQWGVITEESDTTFLYEIEVNEIYEIKPWLRSFGSSCEILGPRWLRKQFIAEWKELRSYYESI, encoded by the coding sequence ATGGCCAAGGAAAGCTTTGATAAAGAAATTCAGTTTCTTCGCATGCTGTCTTTAGCCGGGGGAGCCTACAGCAGACAACAATTCGCCGACCGGCTCGGCATTTCCGTACATACCTATGACAAAACGCTGCGCAACCTGAAGGAAATGGTTACTGTCCTGCAGCAGGATCTGCCTGCTGAGCAAGGAACCGAGCTCTCCGAGTGGCTCCGTTACAACTACTATGAATCTGCCGATCCGCTGCTACTGTTCCTGTTCCGGGCGAAGTCGCTTAAGGAAACGGAGAGCATCCGGCTTACCCTACTCTTAACAGCACTCCAGACCCAGGAGCGGACTGCCAAGGATCTGCAGGATCTATGCAGTGAGCAGATGCCCGCCGATTCGCCGCTGCCTGATGAGAAGACCATCCGGGGAGATCTGAAATACCTGGAGGAAGTTGGTGTCATTCTCCGTGTCAATGAGCGGCGTCCTTACCGGTACAAGGCTGCCAACGACCTGATTGACCAGCTAACAGATGATCAGCTTTTGGACCTCTATGACTACGTGGATGTCATCGCTAATACACAGATTCCGTCTGTACAGGGCTACCTGCTGCGCGACACCCTGAAGAAGGTTCTGCGGAAGCGGGGCTTTAACCCCGAAGCTACAGAGACCCATAGATATAAATACAATTACCATTCACGTATTCTTGATGAGGCTCATCTCTACACGATATTCGGTGCTATTCAACAGCGCCGGAGAATCCGGTTTCTCTATCTGTCCCCGAAAAAAGGAATGAACTACACCTCCCAGAACACGAACCCTCTCTTTGAGCGGGAGTCTGCGGGTATTACAGATAGTATCCTTCCGCTACGCGTCGTTTACGACCATCAGTATGGGCGGTGGTATTTAATCGGACATCATGCCCGGATGGAGATCAAGAAATTCCGGATGGAGGGCCTTACGCAGATTGAAGAGGGCGAACCCGTGGAAGAAGAAGAATATGCGGAGAAGCTTAAAGCTCTGGAAGCGCAGCTGAAGAACAGCTGGGTCACAGATACCAATCGTACGGTTAAGGTAGCTGTCAGATTCTATAATCCCAGCGGGTCCGGTGCTAATTTCATCCGGGAGCGGGTTGAGGCGCAGGGACAATGGGGCGTGATTACAGAGGAGTCCGATACAACGTTCCTGTACGAGATCGAAGTGAACGAGATTTATGAAATCAAGCCTTGGCTACGGAGCTTCGGTTCGAGCTGTGAGATCTTAGGACCCCGTTGGCTTCGTAAGCAATTTATTGCGGAATGGAAGGAGCTCCGGAGCTACTATGAATCCATTTGA
- a CDS encoding pectate lyase family protein — MKRTVAKVTSIVLLFSLALSLIAGGWGTTVAHAAGLTITGSGGGNEAAYVEWSPVSNASGYNVYVKAAGAADSQYQQINNELIRKYSSYWRADAVGLAAGSYVLKVEAVSSGAVTANAVSGTLAVAAYDRSGFAFSAHSQFGTGSGAYNDNGTLKSGAQVLYITSQNAQTVTLDVKTSSSGTVQTGVGLGGILTLRQKGYDTSPLAIRIIGKVTASDLSGQLNSSGYLEVKGKNNYTEMNITIEGIGKDAYAYGWGMLLRYTGNVEVRNLGVMLFPDDGISMDTGNANVWVHNNDIFYGSAGGDADQAKGDGSTDLKKGSTYITISYNHYFDSGKAALVGLSESAEFFVTFHHNWFDHSDSRHPRIRVASVHVYNNFYDGVSKYGVGVTTGASAFVESNVFRNTKDPMLSSLQGTDAIGEEGTFSGENGGMIKAYNNSIVGAASLIYANSSTGTAPANATSFDAYLASSRNETVPSSYKALVGGTAYNNFDTSVDTGVSASDVDNVSTVEQVVTAKAGRQGGGDFIWAFNDAVDDASYALNAALMSAIRNYTTGLVSVGGNSSPVGPTPTPSATPVPTATPAPTATPAPTATPVPTATPTPTTGAIVHNFTTSGTTSSFFSISGNLSTSKGTVVYSGLTLSQCLKIESATSIGFTAAQASTLTLVFNSEGTKVKVDGTSYPITNGIATVSLAAGAHTITKDSTANLYYMELK; from the coding sequence ATGAAAAGGACAGTTGCAAAGGTAACCAGTATAGTTTTGCTATTTTCTCTTGCACTATCTCTGATCGCCGGCGGATGGGGAACTACGGTAGCACACGCTGCGGGTCTTACGATAACGGGCAGTGGAGGCGGAAATGAAGCCGCTTATGTGGAGTGGTCACCAGTAAGCAATGCATCGGGATATAATGTATATGTTAAAGCAGCGGGCGCAGCGGACTCCCAGTATCAGCAGATTAATAACGAGTTGATCCGCAAGTATTCTTCCTATTGGAGAGCTGATGCGGTAGGGCTTGCAGCCGGAAGTTATGTGTTGAAGGTTGAGGCCGTATCGTCAGGCGCAGTGACGGCAAATGCTGTCTCAGGAACGCTGGCGGTAGCGGCGTATGACCGGTCTGGATTTGCTTTTTCAGCCCATTCGCAATTTGGTACAGGCTCAGGTGCTTATAATGATAATGGGACGCTCAAAAGCGGGGCACAGGTGCTGTATATCACTTCCCAGAATGCGCAAACCGTAACGCTCGATGTGAAAACCAGCAGCTCGGGTACCGTACAGACCGGGGTGGGTCTTGGCGGAATTCTGACACTGAGACAAAAAGGCTATGATACATCGCCGCTGGCCATCCGGATTATCGGAAAAGTAACAGCATCTGATCTGAGCGGACAGCTCAACAGCAGCGGTTATCTTGAAGTCAAAGGTAAAAACAATTATACGGAAATGAATATTACCATTGAGGGTATCGGGAAAGATGCTTACGCCTATGGCTGGGGAATGCTGCTTAGATATACCGGGAATGTGGAAGTAAGAAACCTGGGCGTGATGTTATTCCCTGACGACGGTATTTCCATGGATACAGGCAATGCGAATGTATGGGTGCATAATAACGATATTTTCTACGGATCTGCAGGGGGTGATGCGGACCAGGCTAAGGGTGACGGTTCTACAGACCTCAAGAAGGGCTCAACGTATATCACTATCTCCTACAACCACTATTTTGATTCCGGAAAAGCGGCTCTAGTCGGACTTAGTGAGTCGGCAGAATTCTTTGTTACCTTCCATCACAACTGGTTCGATCATTCGGACTCCCGTCATCCGCGGATCAGAGTGGCATCAGTTCATGTCTACAACAACTTCTATGATGGAGTCTCGAAATATGGTGTGGGCGTTACAACCGGAGCTTCGGCTTTTGTAGAATCCAATGTGTTCAGAAATACTAAAGATCCAATGCTGAGTTCCTTACAGGGTACGGATGCTATAGGGGAGGAAGGCACATTCTCTGGCGAAAATGGAGGGATGATCAAAGCCTACAACAATAGCATTGTTGGTGCGGCAAGTCTGATCTATGCCAACTCCAGTACCGGAACTGCTCCGGCAAATGCTACCTCGTTTGATGCCTACTTAGCTTCTTCGAGAAATGAGACCGTCCCAAGCTCATACAAAGCTCTAGTCGGCGGAACGGCTTATAACAACTTTGATACTAGCGTCGATACTGGTGTCAGTGCATCTGATGTTGATAACGTAAGCACAGTTGAACAGGTCGTTACGGCAAAAGCCGGACGCCAGGGCGGTGGAGACTTCATATGGGCTTTTAATGACGCTGTGGATGACGCATCGTACGCGCTGAATGCAGCACTGATGTCCGCAATCAGAAATTATACTACGGGTCTTGTATCGGTAGGCGGCAATTCCAGTCCGGTTGGACCGACTCCGACTCCATCAGCAACACCTGTACCAACGGCAACGCCTGCTCCGACGGCAACACCTGCGCCAACGGCAACTCCGGTGCCGACTGCAACACCAACGCCCACTACCGGGGCAATTGTTCATAACTTCACTACATCCGGAACAACCAGCAGCTTCTTCTCTATTTCGGGGAATCTCTCCACGAGCAAGGGAACTGTGGTGTATAGCGGTCTGACCCTAAGCCAATGTCTGAAAATCGAGAGCGCAACCAGCATTGGGTTCACAGCAGCCCAAGCTTCAACCTTAACGTTAGTGTTCAACTCGGAAGGAACGAAGGTCAAAGTGGATGGAACCAGCTATCCGATCACGAATGGTATTGCTACAGTCTCGCTCGCAGCGGGTGCGCATACAATTACGAAGGATAGTACTGCGAATTTGTATTATATGGAGCTGAAATAG
- a CDS encoding VOC family protein has protein sequence MVCMGFGLITEDVRRLREFYTKVLGCPAEGDDIHTEMQCEGLPFVLYDKAASIADMAFSYDDSMGHGHTTISFRVEDVDTEYARLQQMGVAFMTQPYTYPWGARSVHFRDPDGNIVTLVTPPKR, from the coding sequence ATGGTTTGCATGGGATTCGGCTTGATTACCGAGGATGTGCGCCGTCTGCGGGAATTTTATACAAAGGTGCTGGGTTGCCCTGCAGAGGGCGATGATATCCACACCGAGATGCAGTGCGAGGGCCTGCCATTTGTACTGTACGATAAGGCGGCCTCCATCGCAGATATGGCATTTTCTTATGATGACTCCATGGGGCATGGGCACACCACCATCTCCTTCCGCGTGGAGGATGTGGACACCGAATACGCCCGGCTGCAACAGATGGGCGTTGCCTTCATGACGCAGCCATATACCTACCCATGGGGTGCGCGCAGCGTGCATTTCAGGGACCCGGACGGAAATATCGTGACCTTGGTTACTCCGCCGAAACGGTAG